GCCGGGGCACATGCAGTCGCCATAGCGAGTGCCGGTGACGTCGCAGGCCTGCGCGCCTACCTCACCCTTCCCTGGACAGAAGCAGGCCTGGGTCGTGCCGGGATCGCAGATCACGGTACCCGTCGGCGCTGGATCGCTCGAGCCGCAGGCCGGTGCCGATAGTAACATCAGTGAAACACCGGCGACGGCGAGAGGCATGTTGAGCAGCTGAGTCTTGGGAGAGTTCTTCATACGGAACTCGCTAGGCGCGTGGACACCCGGGGGCAAGCGAAGCTTGGTTCGGCCCGTTGTTGTGCTGGTTGCGCACAAAGAAAAACTGCGACCCGAAGCCTGGGCGCCGAAAGACAAAGGTCTCCCAAGCGAGCCCGACCGGAGCGCTCGTTCAGGGGTTGCTGTATTTACGCGCGGAAACACCCAAGCAAAGGAGCCGCGCCTACCGACAGGTATCGGATCTGACACGATGGGGCAAGATGGATTCGACTCGGCCCGTTCGCTTTTCTCTGTAGAAACGACCGCGCGGCAGCGGGCCATGGATCCGCTCGGTCTCAAAGCCCACAGCGCATAACCAGCGCGTGTCGAAACGAGGGCTTAGCCCGACACACGTTGCAACGTTGAAAGGGCCGCTAGCGAAACTGAGATCCGTCACCCCAAGAGGTGACGCGACCTATCGTCGCAGGGTCCGGTAGCGGCCTGGCGCGATCAGCTCAAACTCGTGGTGAACTCGGATTAGCCGACCAGCTGCCGCGACCACGGTCGATCGCTCGACGTCGGGGAGCGCGTCGCAGAAGTCTTGCAGACTCCAGTCACGCCGCTGGCGCCGCGCACGACCTCGCGGATCCGTTCCGTGGCGCTCTTCTCGGGTCGTGGCTTCGGCTTGAGCGGACGGTGTCCCGAACAGAACGGCATTCCAGTGGGCGCTTGTTGCGCCGCCGCTGACCAACTCCGGCTTGCCAAACGTGTCGCTGGACGTCCGGGCATTGCCACCAGACGCGCTGCCCGCTCATCTCACCGACGTCTACCGGTCGCAGATCACCGTTTCGGGTTGGATGCCATTGCTTCGCGAGCGCGGGACAGCGCACCGCAACCGACAGCTCCGGCGCAACGCGCAAGCCGCTGCAGAACTGGCAGCCGGTGTTGCGGTTGGCGCGCGCTGTGACGCTGGCTTCCCACTCATGGCCACGCTTGCAGCGCCACCACACTCTTGCGCGCGAGCGGCGGACGACGTCTTGGGGAGTCAGCTCAGCATTGCGACTTGGGTGCCACTGTTTGCTGAGCGCCGGATGAGCCGCCGCGAGGCTGTT
This Polyangiaceae bacterium DNA region includes the following protein-coding sequences:
- a CDS encoding zinc-ribbon domain-containing protein, whose product is MGGGQRSHSPHEFRGEVRGCPVCTNRIATSSNSLAAAHPALSKQWHPSRNAELTPQDVVRRSRARVWWRCKRGHEWEASVTARANRNTGCQFCSGLRVAPELSVAVRCPALAKQWHPTRNGDLRPVDVGEMSGQRVWWQCPDVQRHVWQAGVGQRRRNKRPLECRSVRDTVRSSRSHDPRRAPRNGSARSCAAPAA